GGCTGTCGAGCAGCGCTGATTTCTGTGCAGGATCTACTGCGGCAGCGATGTCTGCCTCCAGTTTCTCTGCGCCTTTCAGGATGATGGAGCCCAGGATGAGCGGCGCCAGTGCGCCGGCAGTTTTGTTACAGATGCCCAAAATGGAAATGCGTTTGGCCGCGCTTTCCTTGGGGCCGATGATACTGGCGTACGGGTTGGAGGCTGTTTGCAGCAGCGCCAGTCCCGCGCCCTGTATAAACAGGCCGGTGAGGAACATGCCAAAGCTGCGGGCGTTAGCCGCAGGAATGAATACCAGGGAACCGATCGCAATGATCAGCAGCCCTAACGCCATACCGTTTTTAAACCCTGTCTTGTTCAGGATAAAAGAAGAAGGAATCGATAAAAAGAAGTAAGCCATGAAAAAGGCCATCGTCACCAGCAGCGCCTGCGACACGTTCAGTTCACACACAATCTGGAAAAACTGGATCAGCGTTCCATTAAGCCAGGTAACAAAGCCAAATACGAAAAACAAAATACAGATGATCGCCATCGCCTGGCCGTACCCCGCCTGTTTGGGTATATTCATTGTTGCTGTTTGGTTGGACATAGCTGTCTGTTTGATTTTAGATAAACGCGAACATAGTGAAACTCCGTTATATTTTATGCTATAATTCATAAATATATTAGCTAAAACGTTTTACTATCGAAAAAAAATGCAACGGTTTATTGGGTTTTTTAGAAATTCCTTAAAAAAATATTATACATTTATCCGGCAAAATTTCACTGTAACTTAACACGTTTATGGCTCAGCAAACAAAGCAAGGCGCACAAAGTACACACCCGTCGTTTTTTGTGCTAATATTGGTGTTCTTTTTCTGGGGTTTCCTGGCTGCATCGAACAGTATATTTATCCCTTTCTGCAAATCTCATTTTAACCTTACCCAACTTGAATCTCAGCTGATTGACTTCTCCTTTTACAGCGCCTACTTTATCGGCTCCCTCATCCTGTATCTGGCATCTGCGGCAAGAAAAGTGGACATCCTCAATAAAATAGGATATAAGAAGGGTATTATTTACGGTTTATTAATTTCTGTACTGGGGTCCGCTATCATGATCCCCTGTGTCAACAAAGAAAAGATCGTTCCCATCCAGGAAACCCTGAGCGACATCAGCAGTTTCCAGGTGGAACAACAACTGCAAACATCTGACCGCCAGGTGAAAATCCGCCGCGAAAAAGAAAAAGACACTTACGCGCTGCTGATCTCCGGTAATGAAGCGGCCGACAAATACATTAACAACCCGCATCTCCTTGCAGAAATACCGCAGGGATTCACCAAAGACGAAGAGCATCATCAATACGCCGGCATCTTCCATAAATCCAGCCTGGAGAAAGTGATCAACACCCTGTCTGCCGACCACCGGCAAACAGTTACCTTCGGTTACTTTGCCCTGATCCTGATGGCCCTCTTTATTGTGGCGCTTGGTTTCTCCCTGCAACAAACAGCGGCCAACCCGTTTGCCATCCTGCTGGGCGACCCTGCCAAAGGCGCTCACCGCCTCAACCTCGCCGGCGGTATCAACTCCTTCGGTACTACCATCGGCCCCATCATCGTGAGCATGCTGCTGTTCGGCAACATCAAGGGCGGCGATGTCAGCACAGACATCAGCAAAATCAACACGCTGTATATCCTGCTTATCGTACTGTTCCTCGTTGCTGCGGCCATCTTCGCTTTTGTGAAAATGCCGGAAAGCCAGGACGACGAAGTATTCGAAACTTCGCCCAAAGCCACGAAATCCATCATCGGCATCACCCTCATGTTTATCCTGATCCTCCTCGGACTGTTCCTGAAATATGAACTGCCTTTCTTCGTGGCTGGTATCGTAGGTATCATCGGTATCCTCTTCTTTGCCAAAATGGCTTCTGCCGGTGGCAGCGAAGGATGGGGCGCCATGAAATATCCACAGCTTACCCTGGGCATGCTGGCCATCTTTATTTATGTGGGCGTGGAAGTGACCATCGCCAGCAACCTCGGCGCATTGCTGAAACATCCGGGCTTCCTCACACCGAAAGGTCTGGCGGAATCTGAACTGGACCCCTACGTGTCGCTCTTCTGGGGCAGTATGATGATCGGCCGCTGGACAGGCGCCATCAGCGTATTCAATGTATCCAAAACCACCCGTAAAATACTGTGCGTGATCGTGCCTTTTGTTGCCTATGGCGTGATCCTCGGTGCCAATGTGATCAAAGGCAACGACGTGAGCGGACTGTATCCATATGCCATCTGTATCGCTATCCAGATCATCGGTTTCTTCGCCGGTCAGGATAAACCAGCCAAAACCCTCATGATATTTGGTTTGCTGGGCGTAGGCACTGTACTGGTAGGTCTTTTCACCAGCGGTTCACTGGCCACTTTCGCTTTCATCAGCGGCGGCCTGTTCTGCTCCGTAATGTGGCCCAGCATATTCGCCCTCTCTATCGGCGGCCTGGGCAAATACACCGGTCAGGGCTCTGCGTTCCTGATCATGATGATCCTCGGCGGCTCTCTCGTACCTCCGGTACAGGGCGGTCTGGCAGACATCCCAAGCATCGGCATCCACGCCTCCTATGTTATTCCGGCGCTGTGCTTTGCTTATCTTGCATTTTTTGCATTCAGAGTTAAAAACATATTAAAATCTCAAGGAATCGATTATGAGTCAGCAACTAGTGGTGGGCATTGATATCGGAGGGACTAATACCAAATTCGGCATTGTAGATCGCAGAGGTAATATTTTGTGTGATGGTCGTATGTTAACGAATAAACATGAAGATGTAAACTGCTTTCTGGATGAACTTCACCAACAGTTATCTGGTTTGATAGCACAGGTAGGAGGAATCGAAAATATCAAAGGTATTGGCGTTGGCGCTCCCAACGGCAACTATTACAACGGTAATATTGAATATGCTCCGAACCTGCGCTGGAAAGGCGTAGTTCCCTTAGCCAGCCTGCTCGAGAAAAAATTCGGGCTACCGGCTGTATTAACCAATGATGCCAACGCTGCCGCCCTGGGCGAACTGATCTACGGCGCAGCACGCGGCATGAAAGACTTTATCGTGATCACCCTCGGCACCGGCGTAGGCAGCGGTATTGTTGCCAACGGGCAGCTGATCTATGGTCACGATGGTTTTGCCGGCGAACTGGGTCACATCATCGTGATCCCTGGTGGCCGTTACCACCCGGGCACCGGCGCCTACGGCTCTCTTGAAGCCTACGCTTCCGCGACCGGCGTTACCAACACCGCGATCGAATTCCTCGCCACCCGGCCGGACGTGCCCAGCATGATGCGCGAGCACACCAAAGAGGAAATCAATTCCAAACTGATCTACGAAGCTGCCATGAAAGGCGATCCGCTGGCCATGGAAGTATACGAGTTCACCGGCCAGATACTGGGCGCCGCCCTGGCCAACTTCGTGATGTTCTCCAGCCCTGAAGCCATCATCCTCTTTGGTGGCCTCACACAGGCAGGCGATGTGATCATGAAACCGGTAAGAGAGCACATGGAAAAAAATCTGCTGCCCATCTTCCAGAATAAAGTTAAATTGCTGTTCTCTGAACTGAAGGAAAGCGACGCCGCCATCCTCGGTGCCAGCGCCCTGGCCTGGGAAATGAAAGACTAGCCCATGGCTATCTGACAGCTAATAAAAATAATATGAAAAATAGAAGAAGTTTTCTGAAAACAGCGGCCCTTGGTGCCGCTGTTTTCTCTTTAGACAGTGTAACAGCTACGGCTGCACGCGCGCAGGCCAAAGCGCCCGTAAAAGGAAAACCCATCGTGCTCTCCACCTGGGATTTTGGCCGTGCTGCCAATGAAGCCGCATGGGAAATTCTTAAAAAAGGCGGTCGCGCCCTCGATGCCGTAGAAGCCGGCGTACGCGTGCCTGAAGCCGATCCCAATAACCACACCGTAGGCTACTCCGGTTATCCCGACCGCGACGGCCGCGTGACCCTCGACGCCTGTATCATGGACGAACACGGCAACGCCGGCTCCGTGGCTGCACTCGAACATGTCACCCACGCCATCTCCGTGGCACGCCTCGTCATGGAAAAAACACCACATGTGATGCTGGTCGGCGACGGTGCCCTGCAATTCGCACTGGCCAACGGTTTCCAAAAAGAAAACCTGCTCACGCCGGAAGCGGAGAAAGCCTGGAAAGAATGGCTCAAAACATCCGAATACAAACCGGTCATCAACATAGAAAACAAATCGTACTCACCCACCAACGGCGCTACGGCCTTCAATCCGCTGATGCTGCCGGGGAACGTGTACAACCACGATACTATCGGCATGGTGGCCATGGACGCGGAAGGCAACCTCTCCGGCGCTTGCACTACCAGCGGAATGGCCTTCAAACTCCACGGCCGCGTAGGAGACTCCCCCATCATCGGCGCAGGCCTCTATGTGGATAACGAAATAGGCGCCGCCACCAGCACCGGCGTCGGCGAAGAAGTGATTAAAATCGTCGGCAGCCACCTCGTCGTGGAACTGATGCGCCAGGGATATCCACCGGAGAAAGCCTGTAAAGAAGCCGTAGAGCGCATCGTGAAAAGAAGCCCTTCCAAAGCAAAGGAAATACAGGTAGGCTTCCTTGCCCTCAATAAAAAAGGACAATACGGCGCTTATTGCCTCCAG
The Chitinophaga varians genome window above contains:
- a CDS encoding N(4)-(beta-N-acetylglucosaminyl)-L-asparaginase gives rise to the protein MKNRRSFLKTAALGAAVFSLDSVTATAARAQAKAPVKGKPIVLSTWDFGRAANEAAWEILKKGGRALDAVEAGVRVPEADPNNHTVGYSGYPDRDGRVTLDACIMDEHGNAGSVAALEHVTHAISVARLVMEKTPHVMLVGDGALQFALANGFQKENLLTPEAEKAWKEWLKTSEYKPVINIENKSYSPTNGATAFNPLMLPGNVYNHDTIGMVAMDAEGNLSGACTTSGMAFKLHGRVGDSPIIGAGLYVDNEIGAATSTGVGEEVIKIVGSHLVVELMRQGYPPEKACKEAVERIVKRSPSKAKEIQVGFLALNKKGQYGAYCLQKGFSYAVLSKDVNNTLIDGKHHF
- a CDS encoding MFS transporter; this encodes MAQQTKQGAQSTHPSFFVLILVFFFWGFLAASNSIFIPFCKSHFNLTQLESQLIDFSFYSAYFIGSLILYLASAARKVDILNKIGYKKGIIYGLLISVLGSAIMIPCVNKEKIVPIQETLSDISSFQVEQQLQTSDRQVKIRREKEKDTYALLISGNEAADKYINNPHLLAEIPQGFTKDEEHHQYAGIFHKSSLEKVINTLSADHRQTVTFGYFALILMALFIVALGFSLQQTAANPFAILLGDPAKGAHRLNLAGGINSFGTTIGPIIVSMLLFGNIKGGDVSTDISKINTLYILLIVLFLVAAAIFAFVKMPESQDDEVFETSPKATKSIIGITLMFILILLGLFLKYELPFFVAGIVGIIGILFFAKMASAGGSEGWGAMKYPQLTLGMLAIFIYVGVEVTIASNLGALLKHPGFLTPKGLAESELDPYVSLFWGSMMIGRWTGAISVFNVSKTTRKILCVIVPFVAYGVILGANVIKGNDVSGLYPYAICIAIQIIGFFAGQDKPAKTLMIFGLLGVGTVLVGLFTSGSLATFAFISGGLFCSVMWPSIFALSIGGLGKYTGQGSAFLIMMILGGSLVPPVQGGLADIPSIGIHASYVIPALCFAYLAFFAFRVKNILKSQGIDYESATSGGH
- a CDS encoding ROK family protein yields the protein MSQQLVVGIDIGGTNTKFGIVDRRGNILCDGRMLTNKHEDVNCFLDELHQQLSGLIAQVGGIENIKGIGVGAPNGNYYNGNIEYAPNLRWKGVVPLASLLEKKFGLPAVLTNDANAAALGELIYGAARGMKDFIVITLGTGVGSGIVANGQLIYGHDGFAGELGHIIVIPGGRYHPGTGAYGSLEAYASATGVTNTAIEFLATRPDVPSMMREHTKEEINSKLIYEAAMKGDPLAMEVYEFTGQILGAALANFVMFSSPEAIILFGGLTQAGDVIMKPVREHMEKNLLPIFQNKVKLLFSELKESDAAILGASALAWEMKD